The DNA region CTTTTTCTAGCAATTACAAGTtgcttgaaaattaaattacagttaATATTTCTCCCCAGTGAGGCGGTCTGACATGATGTGCAAATACTTACACTGCCCTGTAAGTCAGTTGTTCCCAGAAGAGATGGGCTGGCAgcatcaaaataattaaatgccAATATACAATTGGCCTCTTTTATGAAAACTAAACAGGCACAAAGACTAACTGTTCCACTGCTTACACTAATCAACGACTGTTGAGATGACTGTTTATTCTAAACACAGCCATGAGGCTGCAGTGCACTTCACTGACTTCCATAAACTCAGTTTAACAATTTAGAACGTGTTCAGAACTAAAGTTCTTATTTCTCTGATGATTCTTCATCTGCATTGACCTCCTCTCTTTGAAGCCACATAAATGCTGACTTTGCTGTGCCATCTCCACTCTGTTGGGAAAAGCAAATGAAGGTAGCCCAGACAAAACCACAGAGCCCAGTGTAAGCTGTTCGCAGATAAACAGGGACCAAAATGAAGTTTGACAGCTGTGTTGGAAGGAGAGAGAGCTCAGTTAGTGCTCCACGCATTGTTAGGTCTTACACCTACACACCCAACAACTCCACTGACTTCTCACTGGGTTAGATACACTACAAATGCATCAGACCAGGTTTTATGAGAAAGAAAGGCTCACTGAGTTACCCTAAAAACTCACCTGCACAAAAGGCCAGTACATCAGTCCcgtctgaaatgaaaatgaatcaTTTGTTATTCTTACAGACTTCAACCACAAAGATCGATTTTTTCTTACCACATGAAGCAAAGACTAAAACATATTTAAGTAAAATTAATAGAAGCTGTTCAATTGTAAATTAAGTTGCTTAACTTACAGGTTGCAATGTTAAACGTCTAATCACCTTCATCAGCCTCTATGCTAGGAGTTTCTCAAACACGCTATTCTAactcattttaaatacaaaactcTAAGCACAGTTAAGTCTTCATAATCACCTGACACCAGATACATAACCACAGATACCAGATGGGTGAACAAATGTTTAAATATGTGAACATTTGTTTCAACCATGAATGAAAAATACCACTGAACACTATTTATTTCACACTTGCAATGCTCCTTCTAGTTACTCATATATGTAAGGCTTTTTTGCAAAAATCAATGGATAATTTACTCATAGAACATAAGGTCAATAGAAACCTTATGTTTTGGTAGGATATAGTGGGCACTGTTTTTAGAATCATCCTCCATAGGAATAAAAATAAGCCTTTTCTATCCTACCTATATAGTTCCACACTGTGAAGAGAAATTCACATTGCATCACAGTTTCTCCTCCtattatatttttcctgctaATCTATCATTCTTCTTGCATCTGAGAAATCTTTAGAATTCTTCATTTGCTCAGCTCTGAGGTAGCACAGATAATTTTTTACTGTGCATGCAGAAATGCAAACCAAAACGAGCTATTTATGCTAAAGTCGTCTTAAAACAAGGGATTGTGTTTCTAAAAGTGAGAAGACTGTAACTGAAAAGTACAGGCTGAAAATTATTCCTAAAAAAGATGTCTCTATAACTAATGATTTTAACAGGTGTTCATGTAAGTGTTGTCAACAGCATGACTAACTAAACACTGCTGTGTGGGTACTTAAGACAAAAGATAGTGCGTTCTTAACCAGTGTTGTATTGGAGGGCTCTCATTTAGAGTTGGGTGCAAGCGTTATGTATATAAATActgctcatttttaaaattgtatcaTTTCACCCATCTGGCAGCAGCACCTGCTCTAGACTGCCCTGGCTTCACATGACTGCTGGTACTTAAAGCTTCCTACACATAATCAAATAATGGAGTGAGACAAAGGCTGTTGGAGGAaggaacatttaaaatattttatccattaatattattttttgcttAGCTGGGAGATAAATGAATTGCTTGCCTCACCTTATATGTAttccaaaatttctttttacagtCTGAAAATATGTCCTCTTTCCTCTGCAGGATACTCATACCTAGTggcaaaatatttacaacaatcagaaaaaatgcaaaaatcaaatatttgcttttttcaatGATATCCCAAACTCTTCTCAAAATATATTACaatagttttgaaagaaaagctgatatcacagaaccacagaatagtaggggttggaagggacctctggagatcatctcgtccaacccccccgcttgagcaggcacacccagagcaggagcacaggaacgcgtccaggcggcGAGTGAATgactccagggaagggactccacagcctgtgccactgctctggcaccctcacaggaaagaacaaaaataccatTCCAGAGATGCAGCAGCTTTTCAAAAATCACTCACCTTAACTGGAAGATGTTAAGCAAAGGCATAAGAAAACATGCTTGAATGAATCAATCTAAAATCAAAAGCTACGCATTCACGCATAAGCAGAGGCCCAAAGTTGCTCAGTCCAACCCATGGATCCTTCTAGGTATTTGCATGCCATGAGGTTATCAGTATCTCTCAACAGATGCATTATTTTGCTATTACATCATACTGCTAGCCAATTTAGGGAGTTTTACCATCCCTTTTGTAGTCCTTCAAATCCTTCTGGTCCTTGAGCAATTCTCTCCTTACATTCTGACGCAGGCAGGCAGGTAGGTAGAATTTTAAGAGTAAGTATCTGCTGTCTGACTTCTTCCTTCACTTCATTTCTCTTCAATCACAAACTGAATGAAAGCTCTGTCAAAACGGACCtggaggtcctggtggacaggaagctcaacatgagcaaacagggtgctgctgcggccaagaaggccaactggatgctgggttgcatcaaaaagggcatcaccagcagagataaagaaaacattatccctctctactcagcgcttgtcgggccacacctggagtgctgtgtacagttctggtccccactatacaaaaaagctgtggacaggctggaagaggtccagagaaaggccaccaagatgatcagaggactgggaagctgtcatatgaggataggctgggagagctgggtttgttcagccttgagaaaaggaggctcagaggggatctaATCACCGTGTACcggtacttaaggggcagctacaaagaagatggagactccctttctacaaggagtcacatggagaggacagggggaatggacacaagttgctcttgggaagattccgattggacacaagagggaaatttttcacagtgaggacagtcaccactggaataatctccccagggaagtggctgactcggccacattggacactttcaagagttggctggacagggtgctgggccatcttgtttagactgtgctcttcccagaaaggttggactaggtgatctctgaggtcccttccaacctgggattctgtgattcttgatTTCCCTGTCAGGGTCATAAAATGCAGATCACCCAATACCAGGCAAAAAGAGTACCCCCCTTGCTCTGTTTCCACATGAAGTTTAAATTAAATGAGCACCTTGTTTTACACTAATCTcacctgttatttttcttattccctcatgtttatttctgaaatagatAGTAGTCTTCTCTAAAGCCTCTTCTAATTCTTTAGCTTTTGAGATTATATATTAGCAGTATGCTGTACTTCTATGTACTATCACAGCAGAAGATAGTACAGTTTATTTGCTGAATTATAGGATTTCCTGACATTTACAGTTAATTGTGTTTTGGAAACAAGAGAGCTGATGTTGAAAACTGAGCAGAGCAATTCAAGCAGACATGGATGGCACGATTTTTCTAAGGTGTGTTGAATTCCTTACAACTAATTAAAAGCTACGGGCCCCACCAAGCCCAAGGCAGGACTCCGCTTGGGCACAGCACCCCTCCCGTAAAGCCCCGCCGTGGGTACAGCGCCCAGAGGCGCTCGGGGAGGGTCTCTACCGCTTGCAGGTTCCCGACCGCTTCCCCGGCCCCGAGCCCAGCCCCGCCGGCGGGTGCGGCGTTTGCCGAGGCCTTGTGCCGGCTTGTGGGGCCCGGCGGGGACCCACGGCACGCAGCGAGCCCGCTGCCCGAGCACCACGCAGCTCCGGGCCCGGAACACCGGCGTTccgggggctgcgggagccAGCCAGCAGCGATCACGGCCCGGCAGGCCGGGAGGGCAGGGGGTACCCAACCACCCCATCGGGGTGAACAGCCCCGATTTCGGTGCGCGCTCTCTAAGAGCGCACCCAGCGTGCGAGGGCCGGGGTTCTCGGAGGgacgcccccgccgccccgagATGCCGGTGCCCGGGCGAAGGCGGCACTCACCCGTGTAGAAGGCGAGGACGGCGACGGGGGCGCCGAGGAGCTGGTCGCAGAGCACCTTGCCGAGgacggcgggcgggcggcggccgggcaGCGCCCGCTCCAGCGCCCGCAGCCACACGTAGCTGAAGTTGCCGTGGAAGGCGAGGGCCACCAGCGCGACGCGGCGCGTCTGCGCCCAGTCGGGcggctgcccccgccgccgccgccgccacagCTGCTGGGCCGCGTCGCCCGCCGCGAAGAGCCCGCCGTAGAGCAGTACGTTGCAGAGCCAGGGGAAGCGGCGCACCCCGCCGCGCAGCAGCGCCCCGGCCATCGTCCGCCGCCTCTTCCgcccgcctcctcctcctccgcggGCCCGCCCGCCACCGCCCCCGCCATCTCTGCGGTCCCCGCTGCCCCTCAGGGCTACCCCGCCCGGTGTGCCGCCGCCGGGCCTGCCCCTGCCAGCAAGGGCTGGCACCCCACGGCGTGCCCGGGACTCGGCCTCCCGCGGCCGCGCTGGGCACCCTGCTGCGGTTCGTGGGTCATTTTTCAAGTGATGACTATGTGTTCACTCGGAAGAAGTAGGTCACTGTCTCCTGGGCTTTGGTCTAGGTGAAACGTGGAGGCGCTGTGCAGTATTGCTGCAACAACTAAGAGACAAGTGAACACTAGGCACTGTTTGCTtattatcttttaaattatCTCCTTATTGCTTGCTTACGTGAGTAGGTtatgggtttttcttttcaattttgcAGCCCGGTTTCTGTTACTACCTGCACGGGGCTGGCGCACAccggctgagcagcagcagcccatgcGGTTCCTCCACTCTGCCCTCTGCTATTGAGACAATTTGAGGAGAAAGCCAGAAGTGATGCGTGTGTATCCAAGGGACTCGCGTCCACAGCTCTGTACGCGCAGGACCGTTGCCACAAGGCTGAGCAGAAACCCGCGTCGTGAGCTCACAGCGACTGCTCGCGTCCTGCGAGGCAGCCCTCGGCTGCAGGAGGCAACCAGCGGCCCGGGAACGCCGGGGCTTCCCCCGGGCCGTGGCGACGGGCTCAGCCTTGCCTTAGGGAACCACCTGCAGGCCGGAGGCGGGAGTTCACCGCGTCCTGATAGTAACTGGATGGAAGCGTCTGAAACCATCGTGAAACGCACCAGGAGTGACCATGAATAGGCGTGGATGGCTTGTAggttgaaatacattttaataacaaGGTAGAGCGAGCTACCCAGTGCTTGGGAGACACGCTGCGTCAGGGCCCGTGGGCTGACCTCATCAGTTTGTCATCCGAGTGGAGACACGGCCGTACGAAAAACACAACATCGGCGATACCTGCAAGTTGTGCTAGCAACTAATATAAATGGCGttagaaggaagaggaagatgtaCCGAAAAATAACTCCAGCTTGAAAGAGCAGAAATGAAGCTGTGGAAAGCAGAACTTGGCGTTCCGAGGCCAGCCTGCCCGTCGGCAGCCCGCAAGCAGCACCTCCCGGGGCACCTCCCCGTGTCCTCCGCCGCGGGAGGCCCCACTCGTcccggcggggcagcgcggCCTGTAGCCCGGGACGGGTGTCGCTCGGGACTCCCCCCGCGTCTGGACGAAGCCCGTTCTGCGGGGCTGCGCAACGTCCCGCTACGGGACCCGTAGGCGGAGGAACGGTTTGGGTACTGCCGTAAGCAGCGCCTGGAGGCCAGGGTGAGGGCACGGGGGTGGCAGTCGGGAGATTTGCGAAGGCTGGAGCCGTACAGAGCTCCCCCCCCAAGGCGTACCGCCACGGGGACTCGAACCCGAGAGAGGCCGACGGCGCCTCCGCGAAGCTCTGACACCCCTCCGCGGCGGCGCTCAGCCGCCCCGTCAGCTGCGCATGCGCCGGTATCTGTCACCTCCCCGGCCGTTCTCCGGGACTGTTCCACCAGCTGTggcggggggtgtgtgtgtgcaggagGCGGCCGCGGGCCATGCGCGGGCTGCGCTCTCCCCAGTCCCTTCTGCGCCTTCTGCAGCGTGGCGGCCTCGggccctccccgcccgcccgccgcggtGGTATCGGCCGCGGGGCGGGCCTGCCGCCGTTCCCTAGGTGAGCGCgttcccctccccgccccgcccgccgccgcctcgtCAGCGCTGCCAGCGTGGAGCCGGCCGGGGCCGAGGCGGAAGCGcccggcggggaggcggcgtGCACCGGGGTGCTGCCGGCGATGGACGCCTCTCTGGAGAAGGTCTGCGGGGCGCAACGGTGCTGGGCAGCCGGGGAGGGGACGGCGGGCACCTGCGGGCGGAGGGACGCCGAGGGGCGAGCGGGCCCCAGCGGTCGCGTCgctggcggggcggggcggcgcgaCCGCGCCCTGGAGCCGAGGGtagggggccgggccgggctcagcggccgggcccggggctCGGTGCGATGCTTCCCGGCGCCTCGGCTGCAGCGGTGTCGTGGCTCCGCTGGGGCTTCTGGCCTGTCCCCGCTGAGGGGGCCGCGCCGCGCGGGCCTGAGGCGCTGCCCCTCACGAAGCCCCGAGTTGGCGGCGGAGCCCGCCGGCCTCTCCCGCTCGTGGTCCCCGGCCGTGGCGCGGGCGCCCGCCGCCTGCTGCTGCGTCCCGGATCCGCGCGGAGCCTGCGTGACTACCAGGAAATGCTTCTTGTTTGTTCTCTTAAGAAGATAGAGCTTATTTCCTGGGAATGTTAGCCTTAGGCAGGGTGGTAGAGAAAAGattatttgactttttttcttcccccctgtTTCATACTAAAGGCGTTTGCTGCCCTGTGTTTGCTCTTTTCAGTCCAGTGTACTGTAGAAAGCAAATATTGGTTCTGTAATACCGTGACTGACAAAACTTATTTTGCCCTTGTCACTGTGAGCCAGTCAGAATCTGGTGGAGTAACCTGGGACCTGCCACACTTCTGCTGGCTTTCATGGCACCTGCTGTGCTTCAGGAGCCCTGCCCTAGAAGTGAGGATAGAATGGCTGCTCATACATAGCTTATCACCATTGTTGTGTGTCTCTGAGGAAAGTATAcacctgaaataatttatacttTATGTGCTTAAGAGATGTCAATGCATCCTTCCCCTTTGCATCATACTATATGCAGCATGTTCAGTTTTATGTAATCTTTGGAATTGCCTGGAGAAGTTTGAATGGGATGTGCTCTGGTAAAATGAGTAGAAAGGAAATTCAGGAGATGTTTTTCTGATGTGGTTAATGAGTTGGTAGCAAAATGGTTTGATATATTACAATCTGCATGAAGAATACAGTGTTAAAGAGTAATTGGTAGCCTTTAAAAACTTAAGTTCTTGACTAGTGCTGAAAAAAGTTAGTGACAGCTGCTTGTTCTgaaaagttttaattatttttacctttattgttttatttattaagttATACTTTATCAACTGGACTCAAGCAGAATAATAGTACAatatgcagggtttttttgaagaAGGCACATTAGTACAGGGCAAACACTTGCCCTGTAGTACTGGCCAAGTCCTTATAAACTTTGTTTGACTAGGTCACCATAAGAAGCAATAAAAACACTGTGTAAGAGTCAAATACATAACAGAATAAAAGTCCATGTTTTTGTAATTTGTATTCTTGCTGTAGGGAATAGTCTATAATGGTGAGTGCCCTGCAACAACTTGTATGTCTGATTTTTCAATATATGTAAATAGCTGTGTATAAAGAGTTACCATTTCTTTTACTTCCTCTCTTGTTTATCATGGCTTTGTTGCCCATGTATTAATTAAGCTGTAGTCCTCTGTATACTAACATGCTACAATACAATTATTGTCGTCTAGCCACTTAGCACTTTGTGCCCTCCTGAAATAGTCTTTGGATAAGATTGTTTTAAGTCTGTACAGTCTGCACTTTACCTAGTCTCAAGCATGATAGAAGTCTCCTCCctaaataaatgtgaaattcaTCTGAGTTGGGATATGTTTTCTCCTCAGAGAATGTGCGTCCCCTTGTGCTTATTTAAGCATTATTGTAATACATCTGAGACTGTCTTTTATTTGAGCCATGGATACTCTCCTCCTTACGTGTTTATACATGTGGCTTATTGGGATGTCAGTCAAAAATTAtcaaaattttcagtgaaaatttgtcaaaaatttctatttttcataaCAAAGGCAGCCTTTTGGTAGAATCACCTTATTAGATGTAATGCATGTTGACACTGAATGACTACAGTCATTCGGTTCTTGCAAATGGAAAAACGTTTTCTTAGCAAGTGAAAAGCTTCCTGAGAATTGAAAACATTGCACTATAGGATTGTAAGGAAAACGTGTAGAATCTGATGTACAAGTGTGCACACCAACAATCTCATAGTTTGATTTTGCAAATTATCTTCATTTGATCAGACAAATGTTTGGGGGGGTTATGTATTAATATTGTGTGTCATAAGTGGTAtaatttctggattttagaTAAAATAAATTAGTCTTTTATGAGGTGAACTTCAGATTTAAGCTGTTCTGCAAGCCTGGGTTAGATCTGTTAGCCAAACTTCTGAAACTTACTATTCTCAAACCCCTGCCCCCTTTGTATTTTGATAGAAGTGACCAATCTTCTGAAggattttaacattttaagttTCAAGTTAGGTGATTTTGTTGATGGCAAAATAGggcaaattatttccttgtaaTGTTTTGCTGTctctacagaaatgttttccctaaacatgaaaaaaatattttggtttcttgCTCAGCCTGTGGCTTTTGTCTTGTTACTGTGTTAATGACCGCAATGTCCTGGTAACTTTATGGAAAACTCTTGTGGGCAGATGCAAATCCTGCCGCGTGTCAGGGAGGCGATAGAAAGAGCAAATACCTATAAAGAGAAGCTTTGTAGTGGTACTGCGCCCTTTTAATTCGAGCCTAACAGTCATGGCATggctgctttttaattcgttATTGAAAACTTTTCTTAGCCTGGAGAATAAACACGGTGTTCTTTTGGCTGAAGAATACAGATAGTGTTTGAGATTAATTCACTCTTGAGAACAGTTTTTGATTTTTGATGGTAAAACTTTCTTCTAGTCAAATATAATAATGCAGTGGGAAAATGAAGCATATGTCCCATGAAATACATAATGAGCTACACCTGTGAGTTTCTTGGCACACGCAGTAGTTTATGTAGACTGTTTAAAAATCATCCCTTTCTTATGCTAGAAGGTACAGCCTaaggaaatgcaaaatcaaGGTTGTAAAACATTGGTATATGAAGCAACATTCTGCTTTTTGAATTTGTAATTAACGTTCCGACTTATCACAAGTGGAGAATGGCCCTTATCCTTCCCTAGTTGCCAGGTGACCTCAAGGTGTGACATACTGCctataaaaccagaaacagttTACAGTTCAAagtgcttaagaaaaaaatagtgacAGGTCAGTTACAAAATAGGGAAGCAGCCACAGATTAAACCTATTGCAAGTTAACCATAGTGAATTAGATTTATACATTTTGAAGgcaataaattataaaaatcaaaGTATGGTAGCAAATGTCAGGATCTTTGAAGGGCTTAAGGAGGCAGAAGGTGTCATGTTGCTGAATCGACACCTTGATGGGAGAAGCTGTGACTGGTGCCTCCTTAGAGCTTGAAAGGACATTGCATGTCTGGTAACTCACCTGGTCAAAAGCACCCAACTCATCAGAGTCAGATCCTGTGATACCAGGGGAAGGAATGAGTGCAGAAACTAAGGCTAGTAAAATATCTAATGCAGCTGTTTTAACCCCCTCAAAAAGTGTGTCATCCTGTGGTTCAGGAGGTATTCAAGAACTCATCTGCCAGTTTCCCTAAAAACAGTTCAAGAACATGAAAAAAGTGTTCTGGTTATTACTGATTGGATTTTATACACACTTGGTCTTGTACAGACTAAACTAAAATGATGTTCTACTTTATTATGGCATGTTATTAAAATGTGTTCCGAAACCTTAACTGAGTGGTTTGTTGCTGCAACTTTGCCATACTTCTTTTTCTCGCTGTTTAAAATAAGTAGATAGTCTTCTGcttcccacctccctgccctTACTAATGcgagcagaggaggaagcatATATAAAAATCCAGTATGCAGCAGTAAAAGGGATTTTTTGCTTCCCATGattcaaaggagaaaataaattgctgCACGTCCACTTAGCaattggaaaaaacccagaagggATTCAGTTTCCAATTAAACCCACATCAGAATTCAAAGACTTGCTCGATTTCATAGCTTTTTATAGAGCTTAGCGTAACTTCTTACAACTTTTTAGAttgtattttatgtatgtattcTGCCAGCTTATCAACAGAAGGGTTTCATGCACGTGTAATTGCTAGTAAGTGAGACAGGATGAGTCACATGGTAAGTATATGCAGGTTTTAACATCTGATGTAATTCCAGCAGGTGAATTTTGTgttagtaacaaaaaaaaaaaaaaagttactggcTTCTAAAGCAACAGAATATGGAGCACTATCAATCTTGGTTTTATCCAGTGTGACCATGCCTGGCTACTGATTATTTCAGACACCTGCCTCTTGCTATAATATGAGTTAAACCTCTAAATATTTTGGTAAAAATAGTATTTGAACATATGGTAACTCTCAactcgattttttttttttcttgatcagTCCTCCGGATGAAAATAGTGTAAAATCTCATGTAAATTAATCCCACTACATTCTGTGATGAAATTTGCTTTCGTGTCTGCCTCTGCTTGAGCAAACGTGTTTGCCTGTGTTGCATGTGTGCAACAGTTGCATGCACTTCCACCAGCAGTGATGGGCAGGCATGCAGGCCTTTAGGAATACTGTTTCTCAAATACTGTAGCAGACAAGCTATTATATTCCTGCAGTATTGTTAGTGTAAGTTTAAATATTAAacgtgttttggatttttttaaacaaccatCACTCCTCCCCCTAGCATGCGTGcgcacacccccccccccccccccccccccacagtCTTAGCAGCAGTCTAAAGGGTTAACTGCCAGATGCTTTGGTCTGTGGGCTGATCTTTTGAAAAAGGGTTGATGTTGAATTCATGGAGTCTATGCTTACAGTACACTTGGGAagcagaggaggggagaagagacTCTAACAGGGTTGGTCACTTGATgtcttagggtttttttgctgtctaATGTGATGGGTCTTATCCATGGTGTTACCTTCTACCTTCATAACGgggtatatttatttttcaaatacagtgtAATATCAACCACTGTAGGTAAATCAGACTCTGCCAGATGATACCCTTCACATTCTCTGGAAGCTTCTAGATGGTATCTGATCCTTAAATGGATAAATGTTCCTGTCCAGATCTCTTGTGTCAGTGTCACAAGCTCCTGTCAGGCTTCTTGGGTTAAAGCTCATAAAAGAGACTTCTTCAGAGCAAAAGCCATTCTTTGGAAAATACTCCTTACTCATCTTTGAACGTGTCACTAGTTCAGGGGAAATAAGttcaatgatttttaaattttttccatCCTGACAGGCTCTTTAACCAAGTCTCTGTTGTTACCTGGTTTCAGCAGTGAATTCAGGATTTTTGACCTGTTTTGTGTAGCTAGAGGGCTGCAACTGCTGGAAAATAAGCCTTTTCTGCAAGTCAGTCTGTCTTAAACTGCCTGGTGCAGGTCAGTTTTACCCTTTTGACTAGCTAAAGGGCTATCTCTCTAATAAGTTAAgattaaaaattgctttaaaggTACCAGAAATAGGAAAAGATAAATTTACAAGAGTATTTGGATTAGGtgttttctcatctgttttgAAAACTACTGTTGTAAAAGTTTGACAGGGAAACCTGAATGGGGATATGGCAGGGAAAActgccattttatttctgcctttgctaGAGCAGTCTTAAATTATACCTTCTTGTGTTTACTAGGTAAGAAATGTTGGCTTCTGTAATCTCTCCTAGGAATTATTACTTGAACACGTTCGAATACCTCTTAGTTGAGCtggtaataataaaaaaaaaaaggtcaatttATGTAAATTTCCTCCTGAATTTGCTTCAGAATGCTCAATGACCTAAAACC from Phalacrocorax aristotelis chromosome 10, bGulAri2.1, whole genome shotgun sequence includes:
- the BMERB1 gene encoding bMERB domain-containing protein 1 isoform X2 produces the protein MAGALLRGGVRRFPWLCNVLLYGGLFAAGDAAQQLWRRRRRGQPPDWAQTRRVALVALAFHGNFSYVWLRALERALPGRRPPAVLGKVLCDQLLGAPVAVLAFYTGMSILQRKEDIFSDCKKKFWNTYKTGLMYWPFVQLSNFILVPVYLRTAYTGLCGFVWATFICFSQQSGDGTAKSAFMWLQREEVNADEESSEK